The following proteins are encoded in a genomic region of Pseudodesulfovibrio mercurii:
- a CDS encoding SurA N-terminal domain-containing protein, protein MLEVMRENASGWIVKILFAIIIIVFVFAFGMSGLNSSGDPTVATVNGQAITRAEYEAMYQRAAENLRRTNPDLPPAQTRSPEFKQMVLGELISQKLLLGEAAKLGIRASDKEVAAGIGAVDAFKDANGNFDQQRYQTALRDIRMTPGDFEENYRRDLTMEKVKDAVGVPADLSESQARQIFDWLGETAAIDYIEVLPTDFRNEIKIGETEIEAYYQANQDRFQIPAQVTLRTLAFTPASLAKFQTVTDDEIKAYYAANKDSLEEPAQVHARHILVAVKESDSQADQEKAKARIDKLYQEAKAGADFAELAKKNSDGPSAPNGGDLGWFGKGAMIPDFEKAAFALNKGGVSEPVRTQFGWHIIMVEDKKEGTTKTFDEAKDEIKARLAEEKASDQANDLLDQATDRLVSGMSLTDIASELGLETVTTDPMPAQFLGQAFGMNADAAKAVSGLTPGQAYKSPVAVNGGYMLVEKVEDIAPSIMALNLVRQTIVNTLENQKGAELAGQEAEKIHAALTGPDAEAAAKQYAARIKTSRPFNRQGNIPELGQSEPLTKAAFNAEDNGWFKLVYTMPGGGAVVARLNKRIPAPEKTWEEQKQFWLTQAGQNYRREAVAAFMDDLSKNAQIDITRPDILK, encoded by the coding sequence TCAAGATCCTCTTCGCCATCATCATCATCGTCTTTGTCTTCGCCTTCGGCATGTCCGGGCTGAACAGCTCCGGCGACCCGACCGTGGCCACGGTGAACGGCCAGGCCATCACCCGGGCCGAGTACGAGGCCATGTACCAGCGCGCGGCCGAAAACCTCCGCCGGACCAACCCCGACCTGCCCCCGGCGCAGACCCGGTCCCCCGAATTCAAGCAGATGGTCCTGGGTGAACTGATCAGCCAGAAACTCCTCCTGGGCGAGGCCGCCAAACTCGGCATCCGCGCCTCGGACAAGGAAGTGGCCGCAGGCATCGGCGCCGTGGACGCCTTCAAGGACGCCAACGGCAACTTCGACCAGCAGCGCTACCAGACCGCCCTGCGGGATATCCGCATGACCCCCGGCGACTTCGAGGAGAACTACCGCCGCGACCTGACCATGGAAAAGGTCAAGGATGCCGTGGGCGTCCCCGCCGACCTGTCCGAGAGCCAGGCCCGCCAGATCTTCGACTGGCTCGGCGAAACCGCCGCCATCGATTACATCGAGGTCCTGCCCACCGACTTCCGCAACGAGATCAAGATCGGCGAGACCGAAATCGAGGCCTACTACCAGGCCAACCAGGACCGCTTCCAGATCCCGGCCCAGGTGACCCTGCGCACCCTCGCCTTCACCCCGGCCAGCCTGGCCAAGTTCCAGACCGTCACCGACGACGAGATCAAGGCCTACTACGCGGCCAACAAGGACTCCCTCGAAGAGCCCGCGCAGGTCCACGCCCGCCACATCCTCGTGGCCGTCAAGGAGTCCGACTCCCAGGCCGACCAGGAAAAGGCCAAGGCGCGCATCGACAAACTCTACCAGGAAGCCAAGGCGGGCGCGGACTTCGCCGAACTCGCCAAGAAAAATTCCGACGGCCCCAGCGCCCCCAACGGCGGCGACCTGGGCTGGTTCGGCAAGGGCGCCATGATCCCGGACTTCGAAAAGGCCGCCTTCGCCCTGAACAAGGGCGGGGTTTCCGAACCCGTCCGGACCCAGTTCGGCTGGCACATCATCATGGTCGAGGACAAGAAGGAAGGCACCACCAAGACCTTTGACGAGGCCAAGGACGAGATCAAGGCCCGCCTGGCCGAGGAAAAGGCCTCCGACCAGGCCAACGACCTCCTGGACCAGGCCACCGACCGGCTCGTGTCCGGCATGTCGCTGACCGACATCGCCTCCGAACTCGGCCTCGAAACCGTGACCACCGACCCCATGCCCGCCCAGTTCCTGGGCCAGGCCTTCGGCATGAACGCCGACGCGGCCAAGGCCGTGTCCGGCCTCACCCCCGGCCAGGCCTACAAGAGCCCCGTGGCCGTCAACGGCGGCTACATGCTCGTCGAAAAGGTCGAGGACATCGCGCCCTCCATCATGGCCCTCAACCTCGTCCGCCAGACCATCGTCAACACCCTCGAAAACCAGAAGGGCGCCGAACTGGCCGGACAGGAAGCCGAAAAGATCCATGCGGCCCTGACCGGCCCCGACGCCGAGGCCGCCGCCAAGCAGTACGCCGCGCGCATCAAGACCTCCAGGCCGTTCAACCGCCAGGGCAATATCCCCGAACTCGGCCAGAGCGAACCGCTCACCAAGGCCGCCTTCAACGCCGAAGACAACGGCTGGTTCAAGCTCGTCTACACCATGCCCGGCGGCGGCGCCGTCGTGGCCCGGCTCAACAAGCGCATCCCGGCCCCGGAAAAGACCTGGGAGGAACAGAAACAGTTCTGGCTCACCCAGGCCGGTCAAAACTACCGCCGCGAAGCCGTGGCCGCCTTCATGGACGACCTGAGCAAAAACGCCCAGATCGACATCACCCGGCCCGACATCCTCAAATAA